One part of the Pieris napi chromosome 4, ilPieNapi1.2, whole genome shotgun sequence genome encodes these proteins:
- the LOC125049045 gene encoding AH receptor-interacting protein: MAPIVKNILHAGQKYIPITDGSKAHFHFQTWKLGKERTLVDDSKKIGKKEPMVLVIGHKFKLEVWETIVKMMAVGEVSSFIVQKELVYSYPFVSKTLRELGQEQKVKHSCTMTLHTEGIGYPDLDDLISNPCELEFIIELLQVEKSDEYEKELWQLNIEQRLKLVPELKEKGNKLYAEKQYSKAEDCYGQALAILEQLMIRERKKDEEWITLNNLKLPILLNYAQCKLLKDDYYAVLEHCNTVLEHDKDNVKALYRRGRAHVGAWNPEEAERDFLRVKELCPTLAAGINKELDNIRSLKKEKAEKDRDALRKIFDKERDET; encoded by the exons ATGGCGcctattgtaaaaaatatattacatgcTGGGCAAAAGTATATTCCTATTACAGATGGTAGTAAG GCTCACTTTCATTTCCAAACTTGGAAGCTGGGAAAAGAAAGAACCCTTGTCGACGATAGTAAAAAGATTGGAAAAAAGGAGCCAATGGTATTAGTAATTGgtcacaaatttaaattagaggTTTGGGAAACTATAGTCAAAATGATGGCAGTTGGAGAAGTCTCTAGTTTTATTGTGCAAAAGGAG ctgGTTTATAGTTATCCTTTTGTGTCTAAAACCTTAAGAGAATTAGGACAAGAGCAAAAAGTTAAACATTCATGCACAATGACTTTGCATACAGAAGGCATTGGATATCCTGATCTTGATGACTTAATAAGTAACCCCTGCGAGTTGGAGTTCATTATAG AACTGTTGCAAGTTGAGAAGTCAGATGAATATGAAAAGGAACTCTGGCAGCTCAATATAGAACAAAGACTGAAATTAGTACCTGAACTAAAAGAGAAAGGCAATAAGTTATATGCTGAAAAACAGTACAGCAAAGCTGAAGACTGTTATGGGCAGGCACTGGCCATTCTGGAGCAATTAATGATTAG AGAGAGAAAGAAAGATGAAGAATGGATAACTCTTAATAACCTAAAACTACCCATTCTTCTAAACTATGCACAATGCAAGCTTCTCAAAGATGATTATTATGCAGTTTTAGAGCATTGTAATACAGTTCTTGAACATGACAAAG ataaTGTCAAAGCACTATACCGACGCGGCCGTGCGCACGTTGGTGCTTGGAATCCTGAAGAAGCAGAAAGAGACTTTTTGCGTGTGAAAGAACTTTGCCCTACTCTGGCTGCAGGCATTAATAAAGAGCTGGATAATATTCGATCGCTAAAAAAAGAGAAAGCTGAAAAAGACCGAGACGCGTTGaggaaaatatttgataaagaaCGTgatgaaacataa